The following proteins are co-located in the Pyrococcus abyssi GE5 genome:
- a CDS encoding ABC transporter permease, producing MQEEYKKSILDKIADKLVYGIGKFITLFKKDWMEKNRSRLEEWRLMLYALNRSPPALIGLFIVIIFILVGIFGPFLAPWKYNFFPTLYTSHYDNVYLAPPGSKAVLEYYNNATIYYPLGADHYGRDLLSLLLQGARTSFVISIIVIMFGVPLGIILGLVAGYYGGKVDELIMRLTDMFLSFPALILAIAFSAVLPDRLQAFISSHPVIEKIVLAIFALDVREAGNLGRLLAVIVAMIIVWWPGYARITRGSTLTEREKLYVEAARAIGLPTRTILFRHILPNIIGPILVYITLDFGGVVLMEAGLSFLGLGATPPIADWGRIVYDGAQYFPRCWWLVFYPGLVVLLTALGWNLLGDGLRDILDPKTRRSIEFKVKKQKKMEEGEESA from the coding sequence ATGCAAGAGGAATATAAAAAGAGCATACTTGATAAAATTGCAGATAAACTAGTCTATGGAATCGGCAAGTTCATCACGTTATTCAAGAAGGACTGGATGGAGAAGAACAGGTCAAGATTAGAAGAATGGAGACTAATGCTATACGCCTTAAACAGGTCACCTCCTGCTTTAATTGGTTTGTTCATCGTTATAATATTCATATTAGTAGGAATCTTTGGGCCGTTCCTTGCTCCTTGGAAATACAACTTCTTCCCAACCCTGTACACGTCCCACTACGACAATGTTTACTTAGCACCCCCAGGAAGTAAAGCGGTTCTCGAATACTACAACAATGCCACAATCTACTATCCCCTGGGAGCTGACCACTATGGTAGAGACCTGCTAAGCTTACTTCTTCAGGGTGCAAGAACTAGCTTCGTCATCTCAATAATAGTTATTATGTTTGGAGTGCCCCTCGGAATTATCCTGGGTCTGGTAGCTGGATACTACGGTGGAAAAGTGGACGAGCTGATAATGCGTTTAACCGATATGTTCCTATCATTCCCAGCCCTAATTCTAGCAATCGCGTTCTCGGCGGTGCTTCCAGATAGATTGCAAGCCTTCATTTCAAGCCATCCCGTAATAGAGAAGATCGTGTTAGCAATATTCGCACTAGACGTTAGAGAGGCTGGAAACCTTGGTAGGTTGCTAGCGGTTATAGTGGCAATGATCATAGTATGGTGGCCAGGTTACGCGAGAATAACGAGAGGTTCAACCCTTACTGAGAGGGAAAAGCTATACGTTGAAGCCGCTAGAGCTATTGGATTACCGACGAGGACAATCCTGTTCAGGCACATACTACCTAACATCATAGGTCCAATACTGGTCTACATAACCTTGGACTTCGGTGGAGTAGTCCTCATGGAAGCAGGACTGAGCTTCCTTGGACTTGGAGCAACACCGCCAATAGCTGACTGGGGAAGGATAGTCTATGACGGAGCTCAGTACTTCCCAAGGTGCTGGTGGTTAGTGTTCTACCCAGGTCTAGTTGTTCTCCTCACGGCTCTTGGATGGAACCTACTTGGTGATGGGCTAAGAGATATACTCGATCCAAAGACGAGAAGGAGCATAGAGTTCAAGGTTAAGAAGCAGAAGAAGATGGAGGAGGGTGAGGAAAGTGCCTGA
- a CDS encoding ABC transporter ATP-binding protein produces MTETVLKVENLKKYFPIRGLFRTIGWVKAVDGVSFEIKRGETFGLVGESGCGKTTTGRTILRLIEPTDGKIIFMGKDVTKLKGEELKWFRRKAQIMFQDPYSSLDPRQTVFQIIMEPVKFHGIQVDDPEEFVIRLLESVGLNEMHLYRYPHEFSGGQRQRIALARLLALKPEFIVLDEPTSALDVSVQANILNTLKELQEKHGFTYLFISHDLGVVKYMSDRIGVMYLGKLVEVGPADRIFENPLHPYTQMLFSAIPIPDPDLAREMKKKRMKVTGEPPSPINPPKGCRFHPRCPYAKAGLCDKEEPPMVEVEKDHYVACWLYAKA; encoded by the coding sequence ATGACGGAAACTGTCCTTAAAGTTGAGAACCTTAAGAAGTATTTCCCAATTAGAGGTTTGTTCAGGACGATAGGATGGGTCAAGGCAGTAGATGGAGTGAGCTTCGAAATTAAGAGAGGAGAAACCTTTGGACTAGTGGGGGAGAGTGGATGTGGAAAAACTACCACTGGGAGAACAATACTAAGGCTAATAGAACCTACAGATGGTAAGATAATTTTCATGGGGAAGGACGTGACAAAGCTTAAAGGAGAAGAGCTAAAATGGTTTAGAAGAAAAGCCCAAATAATGTTCCAAGATCCATACTCTTCCTTGGATCCTAGACAAACGGTCTTCCAGATCATAATGGAACCAGTGAAGTTCCACGGGATTCAAGTTGATGACCCTGAGGAATTTGTTATACGATTACTTGAGAGCGTTGGATTGAATGAGATGCACCTTTACCGTTATCCACACGAGTTCTCAGGTGGTCAAAGACAGAGAATCGCCCTCGCAAGGTTGCTTGCATTAAAACCTGAATTCATAGTGCTCGATGAGCCAACTTCGGCCCTCGACGTTTCAGTTCAGGCGAACATATTGAATACGTTAAAGGAACTCCAAGAGAAACATGGCTTCACGTACCTCTTCATAAGCCACGACCTTGGGGTCGTCAAGTACATGAGTGACAGGATCGGAGTGATGTACCTAGGAAAGCTTGTGGAAGTTGGACCCGCCGACAGGATATTCGAAAACCCATTACACCCCTATACGCAAATGCTGTTCTCGGCGATTCCAATTCCAGATCCAGACCTAGCGAGGGAAATGAAGAAGAAGAGAATGAAAGTTACTGGAGAGCCACCAAGCCCAATTAATCCACCTAAAGGTTGTAGGTTCCATCCAAGATGTCCATATGCGAAGGCTGGACTATGCGATAAAGAAGAGCCACCGATGGTTGAAGTTGAGAAAGATCACTACGTAGCCTGCTGGCTTTACGCAAAGGCTTAA
- the trm5b gene encoding tRNA (guanine(37)-N1)-methyltransferase Trm5b — MTLAVKVPLKEGEIVRRRLIELGALDNTYKIKREGNFLLIPVKFPVKGFEVVEAELEQVSRRPNSYREIVNVPQELRRFLPTSFDIIGNIAIIEIPEELKGYAKEIGRAIVEVHKNVKAVYMKGSKIEGEYRTRELIHIAGENITETIHRENGIRLKLDVAKVYFSPRLATERMRVFKMAQEGEVVFDMFAGVGPFSILLAKKAELVFACDINPWAIKYLEENIKLNKVNNVVPILGDSREIEVKADRIIMNLPKYAHEFLEHAISCINDGGVIHYYGFGPEGDPYGWHLERIRELANKFGVKVEVLGKRVIRNYAPRQYNIAIDFRVSF, encoded by the coding sequence ATGACGCTAGCGGTTAAAGTTCCTCTAAAGGAGGGTGAGATAGTTAGGAGAAGACTGATAGAGCTTGGAGCTTTGGACAACACGTATAAAATCAAGAGAGAGGGTAATTTCCTCCTTATTCCTGTAAAGTTTCCAGTTAAGGGATTTGAGGTTGTAGAAGCTGAGCTTGAGCAAGTTTCAAGGAGACCGAATAGTTATAGGGAAATTGTCAACGTTCCCCAGGAGCTAAGAAGATTTTTGCCTACTTCCTTTGACATCATTGGAAATATAGCCATAATAGAGATTCCCGAGGAATTGAAGGGATATGCCAAGGAGATAGGAAGGGCTATAGTTGAGGTTCACAAAAATGTTAAAGCGGTATACATGAAGGGGAGCAAGATTGAAGGGGAATATAGAACGAGGGAACTAATTCACATAGCTGGTGAGAATATAACTGAAACGATTCATAGAGAGAATGGGATCAGGCTTAAGCTGGACGTTGCTAAGGTTTACTTTTCTCCGAGGCTGGCGACTGAGAGAATGAGAGTTTTTAAAATGGCCCAGGAGGGAGAGGTTGTATTCGATATGTTCGCAGGCGTTGGACCCTTTTCCATTCTCTTAGCTAAGAAGGCCGAGTTGGTTTTTGCTTGCGATATAAATCCCTGGGCTATAAAGTACCTTGAGGAGAACATAAAGCTAAACAAGGTTAACAACGTTGTTCCGATTCTTGGTGATTCTAGGGAGATAGAAGTCAAGGCAGATAGGATAATAATGAACCTACCTAAATATGCCCATGAGTTTCTTGAGCATGCTATTAGTTGTATAAACGACGGAGGGGTCATCCACTATTATGGCTTTGGACCCGAGGGCGACCCTTACGGATGGCACTTAGAAAGAATTAGGGAATTGGCTAACAAATTTGGAGTTAAAGTAGAGGTATTGGGTAAGAGAGTAATAAGGAACTACGCGCCGAGGCAATATAACATAGCTATTGACTTCAGGGTTTCTTTTTGA
- a CDS encoding ABC transporter ATP-binding protein encodes MPEPILQVRNLTVHFYTYAGIVKAIEKVSFDVYKGETFALVGETGCGKSVTSRAITQLIESPGRIVEGQVLYYRDDGSVVDLLKLSEEEIRKIRGNEIAYIFQDPHASLDPLYTVGYQIAEAMEVHGKIKSIKEGIQKAVDILKSVLIPDPARRVNNYPHELSGGMKQRVVIGIGISNNPRILIADEPTTALDVTIQAQILDLLNKMKEKYKATVILITHNLGVVAETADRVAVMYAGKIVEIGTVDQIFKNPLHPYTQGLLRAVPNPLTKIEKLEAIPGTVPNLITPPGGCRFHPRCPKVMSICKEKVPELKEIEPGHFVACHLY; translated from the coding sequence GTGCCTGAACCAATTTTGCAAGTTAGAAATCTTACCGTTCATTTTTACACCTACGCTGGAATAGTCAAGGCCATAGAAAAGGTTTCGTTCGATGTTTACAAGGGGGAGACCTTCGCTCTTGTTGGCGAAACCGGATGTGGAAAGAGCGTGACGTCTAGGGCGATAACTCAACTTATCGAAAGCCCAGGAAGAATAGTTGAGGGTCAAGTCCTATACTACAGGGACGATGGTAGCGTTGTAGATTTGCTCAAGCTAAGCGAGGAAGAGATAAGAAAAATAAGAGGAAACGAAATAGCGTACATATTCCAGGATCCACATGCATCTCTGGATCCCCTATATACGGTGGGCTATCAAATAGCTGAGGCCATGGAAGTTCATGGAAAGATAAAAAGTATAAAAGAGGGCATTCAGAAGGCCGTTGATATATTAAAGTCTGTTTTGATCCCAGACCCAGCTAGGAGAGTGAACAACTATCCCCACGAACTCTCGGGAGGAATGAAGCAGAGGGTTGTTATCGGAATAGGAATATCAAATAATCCAAGGATATTAATAGCTGATGAGCCAACTACGGCTTTGGATGTCACAATTCAGGCTCAGATTCTAGATCTACTCAACAAGATGAAAGAGAAATACAAAGCTACCGTAATCCTAATCACCCACAACTTAGGCGTTGTTGCAGAGACCGCTGACAGGGTTGCAGTAATGTATGCTGGAAAGATAGTTGAAATAGGAACCGTTGATCAGATATTCAAGAATCCCCTGCATCCATACACTCAAGGCCTATTAAGGGCAGTCCCCAATCCATTGACGAAGATAGAGAAACTTGAAGCTATCCCAGGAACTGTTCCCAACTTAATAACACCCCCAGGAGGATGCAGGTTCCACCCAAGGTGTCCAAAGGTAATGTCAATATGCAAAGAAAAAGTCCCCGAGCTAAAGGAAATTGAACCAGGGCATTTCGTTGCATGTCACTTATATTGA
- a CDS encoding phosphate-starvation-inducible PsiE family protein, with protein MKESMSKFMDATFDYVSWLLVIVVLGLIVVALYKTFYSLISLNLEGTLEEFLFVLILLEIYELLSLYLRHHHVSMRRVVELGILAIVRKLMVVKDYDSLNPLTLIGLALVIFALGWIYVNLNLKEGNQQE; from the coding sequence ATGAAAGAGAGCATGTCAAAATTCATGGATGCAACGTTTGATTATGTGAGTTGGTTGTTGGTGATAGTAGTTCTGGGATTAATAGTTGTGGCACTGTACAAAACATTTTACAGCTTAATCTCATTGAATTTAGAAGGCACGCTTGAGGAGTTTCTCTTTGTGTTAATCCTCCTGGAGATATATGAGCTATTATCATTATACCTGAGGCATCACCACGTAAGCATGAGAAGGGTAGTAGAACTAGGTATTCTCGCGATCGTTAGAAAGTTGATGGTAGTTAAAGATTATGATTCTTTGAATCCTTTGACCCTTATCGGACTTGCACTAGTTATATTTGCCCTTGGCTGGATTTATGTTAATCTAAATTTAAAGGAAGGCAATCAACAAGAATAA
- the fen gene encoding flap endonuclease-1 — protein MGVPIGELIPRKEIELENLYGKKIAIDALNAIYQFLSTIRQRDGTPLMDSKGRITSHLSGLFYRTINLMEAGIKPVYVFDGKPPAFKKKELEKRREAREEAEIKWKEALAKGDIEEARKYAQRATKVNEMLIEDAKKLLQLMGIPIVQAPSEGEAQAAYMAGKGDVYASASQDYDSLLFGTPRLVRNLTITGKRKMPGKDIYVEIKPELIVLEEVLKELKITREKLIELAILVGTDYNPGGIKGIGPKKALEIVKYSKDPLAKFQRQSDVDLYAIKEFFLNPPTTDDYSLKWKEPDEEGIIRFLCDEHDFSEERVKNGLERLKKAIKAGKQSTLESWFIKKKP, from the coding sequence ATGGGAGTTCCTATAGGGGAGTTAATACCAAGAAAGGAAATAGAGCTCGAAAACTTATACGGTAAGAAGATTGCCATAGACGCCCTTAACGCTATCTATCAATTCCTCTCAACGATAAGGCAGAGGGATGGGACTCCACTAATGGACTCCAAGGGTAGGATAACCTCCCACCTGAGTGGGCTCTTTTACAGAACGATAAACCTTATGGAGGCCGGGATTAAGCCGGTGTATGTTTTCGATGGAAAACCTCCAGCGTTTAAGAAGAAGGAACTTGAGAAAAGAAGAGAAGCAAGAGAAGAAGCTGAGATAAAGTGGAAAGAGGCTCTGGCCAAGGGAGACATCGAGGAAGCAAGAAAGTACGCTCAAAGGGCTACCAAAGTTAACGAGATGCTTATTGAAGACGCTAAAAAGCTTTTACAGCTCATGGGAATTCCTATAGTTCAAGCTCCAAGCGAGGGAGAAGCCCAGGCAGCGTACATGGCTGGCAAGGGAGATGTTTATGCCTCGGCAAGCCAAGATTATGATTCCCTACTCTTTGGAACTCCAAGATTGGTTAGGAACCTCACGATAACTGGAAAGAGAAAAATGCCAGGAAAGGATATCTACGTTGAGATAAAACCGGAACTTATAGTTCTTGAGGAAGTTTTGAAGGAGCTCAAGATAACTAGGGAAAAACTTATAGAGCTAGCAATTTTGGTTGGAACTGATTATAATCCTGGGGGCATAAAAGGTATAGGGCCTAAGAAAGCCCTTGAAATAGTGAAGTATTCGAAAGACCCCTTGGCTAAGTTTCAGAGGCAGAGCGACGTGGATCTCTATGCGATAAAGGAGTTCTTCCTGAACCCACCAACTACTGATGATTATTCACTGAAATGGAAGGAACCAGATGAAGAAGGAATCATAAGATTTCTCTGCGATGAACATGATTTTAGCGAAGAAAGGGTCAAGAATGGGTTAGAAAGACTCAAAAAAGCCATAAAAGCAGGAAAACAGTCGACCCTTGAAAGCTGGTTCATCAAAAAGAAACCCTGA